CAACTGGCGAAGATCAATTACCAGTTACAGCCGCGCGATATCGTGCTTTTGCAAACCGGCGCGGACCACCGGCTCGACACACCGGAATACTTCGCCCAGCCGGGGCTGGGTCGGGATGGAACGCTGTGGCTGGTCGAGCAGGGAGTGCGGGTGATCGGGATCGACGCCTACACGCTCGATCGGCCGTTCGCCGCGATGGTGGCCGATTACCGCCTGACGGGGGACGGCCGCGCGATTTGGCCGGCCCACTTCGCCGGCATCACCCGCGAGTATTGCCAGATCGAGAAACTGGCGAACCTCGACCAGATCCCGTGCCCGCACGGCTTTTATGTCTCGTGTTTGCCCGTAAAGATCGAGCGGGCGAGCGCCGGATGGTGCCGCGCCGTGGCCCTGGTGCCGGAAGAATAACGGCGTTTCGCGCGACAAGTAGACCGGCCGCACCGTGGCCCCCGGCCTTGACTCGTTTTCCAGCCCCCTCTAGTCTTTGAAAAGCTGCCGGTCGCGGTCGCGAGGCGTTATCCGCCGCGACCGAGGGCAGAAAACCTTTCTGGGGAATGGTGTAACGGTAGCACGACTGGCTCTGGACCAGTTAGTCTAGGTTCAAATCCTAGTTCCCCAGCTTGCGAAGAACGTCGGAAAGCCTCGCCGCGAAATAGTTTAACGCAGCGAGGCTTTTTCGCGCGCTCATTTCGTCGCCGAGACCCAATTCCGATGGCACGAGTTCCCAGGCAGCGCTCCCGACCGGCCAAGAGCGTGGCCCCGCGCTCGGGGGCACCGTCGTCGAGCCCGCGCGGCCGAACTCTGCTGGCAGGCGCCGCCCTGATAATTATGGTCGTGGCCAGTTACGCCTGCGCGTTGCGGGCCGATTTTATCTGGGACGACGACGCCTACGTCACGAAGAACACGACGCTCGAATCGGTCGATGGCTTGCGGCGCATCTGGTTCGAACTGGGAGCCGTGCCACAGTATTACCCGCTCGTTCATACGACCTTCTGGATCGAACGGCATCTGTGGGGGCTCGATCCGGTCGGCTATCACGCGGTGAATATCGCGTTGCATGCCGCGGGCGTGCTGCTGGTATGGCGGCTGCTCTTGCGGCTCGAGGTGCCAGGGGCCTGGCTGGGGGCTGCGCTCTTCGCCGTACATCCGGTCGAAGTCGAATCGGTGGCCTGGATCACGGAGCGCAAGAACGTATTGTCGTTACCGCTGGCACTATTGTCGATGCTGGCTTACTTTCGCTTTGCTCCGCCTGAAGAAGATGCGGTCGGCACGACTTCGCAACGATCACCGCACCGCTGGCGATGGTATGCGGCGGCGCTCTTGCTATTCACCTGCGCGGCACTGAGCAAAACAGTGGTCGTGACGATGCCGGCCGTGCTCTTGGTGATCGTATGGTGGAAGCGCGGCCGGATCACCGCGCGAGACGCGATTCCGCTAGTGCCGTTTTTTGCCGTGGGGTTGGCGCTGGGGATGGTCACGGTCTGGATGGAAAAACATTTCGTCGGCGCGGTAGGCGAAGAGTGGTCGTTGACGCCGGTCGAACGGGTGTTGCTCGCCGGGCGCGTATTGTGGTTCTACGCGGCGAAACTTGCGTGGCCTTATCCCCTCGCGTTCTTCTACCCGCGGTTCGCCATCGACCAGGCCGTGTGGTGGCAATACTTGTTTCCGCTTGCAGCGCTGCTCGTCATGGGCGGGCTATGGTACGCGCGGGATCGCCTGGGGCGCGGACCGCTCGCCGCGGTGTTGATCTTCGCCGGAGTTTTGACGCCGGCGCTCGGTTTTTTTGATGTCTATCCATTTCGCTTTTCGTTCGTGGCGGATCACTTTCAATATCACGCCGGGATCGCGCTGTTGGCGCTCGCGGCGGGAGCCATCTCGCCAGCGCTTGTGCGGCTGGATCGCGAGCGGCATGGCGCGCAAGCTCTGGCGGTCGGCATCTTGCTTTCCGTCCTGGGGGTGCTGACCTTTTGCCAGACGTTCGTCTACTACGACCTGGAAACGCTGTACGCGGACACGATCGTCAAGAATCCGACCAGTTGGACCGCTTACGCCAATCTGTCGATGCACTACAGCACCGTAGGCCGAAAAACCGAAGCCTACGCGTTGGCCGAGCGTGCTGTTGAGCTCGCGCCGAACGATTCGCTGACCAATGGCAACTTAGGGGCGCTACTGCTAGCGGACGTCAATCAAGAGGGGGACGCGGACGGCAATCTGTCGCGCGCTACCGAG
This genomic interval from Pirellulales bacterium contains the following:
- a CDS encoding cyclase family protein, producing the protein QLAKINYQLQPRDIVLLQTGADHRLDTPEYFAQPGLGRDGTLWLVEQGVRVIGIDAYTLDRPFAAMVADYRLTGDGRAIWPAHFAGITREYCQIEKLANLDQIPCPHGFYVSCLPVKIERASAGWCRAVALVPEE
- a CDS encoding tetratricopeptide repeat protein, whose translation is MARVPRQRSRPAKSVAPRSGAPSSSPRGRTLLAGAALIIMVVASYACALRADFIWDDDAYVTKNTTLESVDGLRRIWFELGAVPQYYPLVHTTFWIERHLWGLDPVGYHAVNIALHAAGVLLVWRLLLRLEVPGAWLGAALFAVHPVEVESVAWITERKNVLSLPLALLSMLAYFRFAPPEEDAVGTTSQRSPHRWRWYAAALLLFTCAALSKTVVVTMPAVLLVIVWWKRGRITARDAIPLVPFFAVGLALGMVTVWMEKHFVGAVGEEWSLTPVERVLLAGRVLWFYAAKLAWPYPLAFFYPRFAIDQAVWWQYLFPLAALLVMGGLWYARDRLGRGPLAAVLIFAGVLTPALGFFDVYPFRFSFVADHFQYHAGIALLALAAGAISPALVRLDRERHGAQALAVGILLSVLGVLTFCQTFVYYDLETLYADTIVKNPTSWTAYANLSMHYSTVGRKTEAYALAERAVELAPNDSLTNGNLGALLLADVNQEGDADGNLSRATEYFRKSVAFEPANVPARKGLGYALMKSGNYAEAEQQLTAALDAMPEDANALYALGMVRAGQQQWQPARDAFEHALRIDPLDIDTHRALAEVLEKLGRADESQQHAATAGELAKARAAVLAELGESYLQNGHLEQATAAFRRAVHLDANNSAAQRGLSRALDAATDHFTPRP